The Desmodus rotundus isolate HL8 chromosome 3, HLdesRot8A.1, whole genome shotgun sequence genome includes a region encoding these proteins:
- the UQCRH gene encoding cytochrome b-c1 complex subunit 6, mitochondrial, which produces MGLEDERKMLTGSGDPKEEEAEEEELVDPLTTVREQCEQLEKCIKARERLELCDERVSSRSRTEEDCTEELFDFLHARDHCVAHKLFNSLK; this is translated from the exons ATGGGGCTGGAGGATGAGCGAAAGATGCTGACCGGGTCCGGAGATCCCAAGGAG gAGGAAGCGGAGGAGGAGGAATTAGTG GATCCCCTAACAACTGTGAGAGAGCAGTGCGAGCAGTTGGAGAAATGTATAAAGGCTCGGGAGCGGCTAGAGCTCTGTGATGAGCGTGTGTCCTCCAGGTCACGCACAGAGGAGGATTGCACGGAGGAGCTCTTTGACTTCTTGCATGCAAGGGACCACTGT GTGGCCCACAAACTCTTTAACAGCTTGAAATAA